The proteins below are encoded in one region of Segatella copri:
- a CDS encoding type I restriction-modification system subunit M translates to MAKKQDTISIGFEEKIWKAADILRGNIDAAQYKGVVLELIFLKYISDRFDQKFQELQGDEYADPEDKDEYTAENIFFVPAEARWSKISAAARTPEIGIVIDEALVAIERENERLKGILTKNFARPELDKRRLGDVVELFTNIEMQDASEENDVLGRTYEYCLQKFASLEGKNAGEFYTPSCIVRTLVEILEPYEGRVFDPCCGSGGMFVQSAKFIKRHQGNLRKISIYGQESNPETWKIAHMNLAIHGLEANLGSVYADSFFDDQHPTLKADFVLANPPFNKNEWGQNALQEDVRWQYGLPPAGNANFAWMQHMIHHLAPNGKIGLVLANGALSSQSGGEGQIRQAIIEADLVEGIVALPSQLFYSTGIPVSLWFISRNKAQKGKTVFIDARNLGTMVTRKLRELMPDTDIKKISDTFHAFQQGTLEDEKGFCAVCTTEQIAAQDFILTPGRYVGIAEDKGDGVPFEEKMTNLTAELKQLFEESKKQEEEIRLQLKKIGWEV, encoded by the coding sequence ATGGCTAAGAAACAAGATACAATCAGCATTGGTTTTGAAGAGAAAATATGGAAGGCTGCCGATATTCTGAGAGGCAACATTGACGCCGCTCAGTATAAAGGAGTTGTACTTGAACTTATCTTTCTGAAATACATCAGCGACCGCTTCGACCAGAAGTTTCAGGAGCTGCAGGGCGACGAATACGCCGACCCGGAAGATAAGGACGAATACACCGCCGAGAACATCTTCTTCGTGCCTGCTGAAGCCCGATGGAGCAAGATTAGTGCTGCTGCCCGTACTCCAGAAATTGGCATTGTGATAGATGAAGCGTTGGTGGCGATAGAACGTGAAAACGAAAGACTGAAGGGTATTCTGACCAAAAACTTCGCTCGTCCGGAGCTTGACAAGCGCCGTCTTGGCGATGTGGTAGAGCTCTTTACGAATATTGAAATGCAAGATGCAAGCGAGGAAAATGACGTGTTGGGTAGAACTTATGAATACTGCCTTCAGAAGTTTGCTTCACTTGAAGGTAAAAATGCTGGCGAGTTCTATACGCCTTCCTGCATTGTCCGCACGCTGGTAGAGATTCTGGAACCTTACGAGGGTAGAGTCTTTGACCCTTGTTGCGGTTCGGGCGGTATGTTTGTGCAAAGCGCCAAGTTTATCAAGCGTCATCAGGGTAATCTTCGCAAGATTAGTATCTATGGACAGGAAAGCAACCCTGAGACATGGAAGATTGCGCACATGAACCTTGCCATCCATGGTTTGGAAGCGAATCTGGGTAGTGTATATGCAGACAGTTTCTTCGATGATCAGCATCCTACATTGAAGGCAGATTTTGTTCTTGCCAATCCTCCTTTTAATAAAAATGAATGGGGACAGAATGCGCTTCAGGAAGACGTGCGCTGGCAGTATGGTTTGCCACCTGCTGGCAACGCCAACTTTGCGTGGATGCAGCACATGATTCACCATTTGGCTCCAAACGGAAAGATAGGTTTGGTGCTGGCGAATGGTGCACTTTCGAGTCAGAGTGGCGGCGAGGGACAGATTCGCCAAGCCATCATCGAAGCCGACCTGGTAGAGGGAATCGTGGCTTTGCCTTCGCAGCTGTTCTACAGTACGGGTATTCCTGTAAGTCTTTGGTTTATCAGCCGTAACAAGGCGCAGAAGGGCAAGACCGTATTTATCGACGCTCGCAATCTGGGCACGATGGTAACCCGCAAGCTTCGTGAGCTGATGCCTGATACGGATATTAAGAAAATCTCTGATACCTTCCATGCTTTCCAGCAGGGAACCCTAGAGGATGAAAAGGGTTTCTGTGCCGTGTGCACCACCGAGCAGATTGCTGCTCAGGACTTCATTTTAACTCCTGGAAGATACGTAGGAATCGCCGAAGACAAAGGCGACGGAGTGCCTTTCGAGGAGAAAATGACGAATCTTACCGCAGAACTGAAGCAGCTGTTTGAGGAAAGCAAGAAGCAGGAAGAAGAGATCAGATTGCAGTTGAAGAAAATTGGATGGGAGGTGTAA
- a CDS encoding type I restriction endonuclease subunit R has protein sequence MADDKKFTEDAYEQTLIALFRDELGYAYECGYEVERDYKEPFYRADLVASMRRLNPELPADAMDEGIKQITNISIGTLEQNNEQFTLWMQNGLEVGFLQDGEERTALMRLIDFDHPERNLFKVVNQWRVEEYKNKRCDMVVMVNGLPLVVVELKSAISEDATIDDAYKQIKNYQQSIPSLFSYNAFNVISDMSETRAGTITAKQDRYMEWKTIDGSYESTLFADYRTFFLGMFQQQRLLDILQNFICFDKNQGKYAKILTAYHQYYAVGKALQRTRTAVEGNGKIGVFWHTQGSGKSLSMVFYAHQLVQRLPEVTIVVVTDRKDLDNQLFGQFCRCQDFLRQEPQNAQSREDLGNLLRNRKSGGIIFTTIQKFEEGDSALSTRRNIIVMTDEAHRSQYGEEHWDNKSLTMKKGFSQKMREALPGASFIGFTGTPISDRDRDTEEVFGNYIDVYDMSQAVDDGATRPVYYESRVVNLNLDEDTMNLLNDEFDNLADEGATEEQIRQAKQEHSRLEVLLGEDATIDTLVRDIVKHYEENRAQELTGKAMIVALTRSIAIKIYRKMLELRPQWTEKVKVVMSGSNQDPEDWQPIIGNEAYKKELARKFKDNDDEMKIAIVRDMWLTGFDVPSLATMYVYKPMSGHNLMQAIARVNRVFPGKEGGLIVDYVGIAQALKSAMQQYTNRDRRRFGDPDIAKTAKVKWKEEMEICRDQLHGFDYSGFFEQDNSKRALAITSGANFLSSPAMVQRKKNFMEHSNLLHNATTLCRSLLNEQQKAEVCYMDALRVMMLKLSQKGKISRHEINERIGELLRQSVKTDGVINLFGDRQIEFSLFDDAFIQEVKNMKERNLAVELLTKLMKEKIKQQQKTNVVQSDLFSDMLSQSLSNYLKGLLTNEEVIEELLKMAQQMKQAEAEGNDLGLSPEEKAFYDALSTPEGVRQAYSDEEFVALTRELTEVLHRNRTIDWNRKESARAKMRVMVKRLLKKYKYPPEGAEKALETVMRQCDHWADDEENVV, from the coding sequence ATGGCAGACGACAAGAAATTCACCGAAGACGCATACGAGCAAACGCTCATTGCCCTGTTCCGCGACGAACTCGGCTATGCGTACGAATGTGGCTACGAGGTGGAGCGCGACTATAAGGAGCCCTTCTATCGTGCCGATTTGGTCGCCTCGATGCGACGGCTTAATCCTGAACTGCCAGCCGATGCAATGGATGAAGGAATCAAGCAAATCACCAACATCAGCATTGGTACTTTAGAACAGAACAACGAGCAGTTTACACTCTGGATGCAAAACGGTCTGGAGGTGGGATTCCTGCAAGATGGCGAAGAACGAACAGCCCTGATGAGGCTCATCGACTTCGACCATCCCGAAAGAAACCTCTTCAAGGTGGTGAACCAGTGGCGAGTAGAAGAGTATAAGAACAAGCGCTGCGATATGGTGGTGATGGTCAACGGATTGCCTCTCGTGGTGGTGGAGCTGAAAAGCGCCATTTCCGAAGACGCAACCATCGACGACGCCTACAAGCAGATCAAGAACTATCAGCAGAGCATTCCAAGCCTCTTCAGCTACAACGCCTTTAACGTAATCAGCGACATGAGCGAAACACGTGCCGGAACCATCACCGCCAAGCAAGACCGCTACATGGAATGGAAGACTATAGACGGCTCATACGAGTCAACCCTCTTCGCCGACTATCGCACCTTCTTCCTCGGCATGTTCCAGCAGCAGCGACTGCTCGATATTCTGCAGAACTTCATCTGCTTCGACAAGAACCAGGGCAAATACGCCAAGATTCTTACCGCCTACCACCAGTACTACGCCGTGGGCAAAGCCCTGCAGCGCACCCGTACCGCAGTGGAAGGCAACGGAAAAATCGGCGTATTCTGGCACACGCAGGGTTCGGGCAAGAGCCTCTCCATGGTGTTCTACGCCCACCAGCTGGTGCAGCGACTGCCCGAAGTAACCATCGTGGTGGTAACCGACCGCAAGGACCTCGACAACCAGCTCTTCGGTCAGTTCTGCCGCTGCCAGGACTTCCTTCGTCAGGAACCACAGAACGCCCAGAGCCGTGAAGACCTGGGTAATCTGCTCCGTAACCGAAAGAGTGGGGGAATCATCTTCACCACCATTCAGAAGTTTGAAGAAGGCGACTCGGCACTCTCCACCCGCCGCAACATCATCGTGATGACCGATGAGGCGCACCGCTCGCAATACGGCGAGGAGCACTGGGACAACAAGAGTCTGACGATGAAGAAGGGATTCAGCCAGAAGATGAGAGAAGCCCTGCCAGGCGCCTCATTTATCGGCTTCACCGGAACGCCTATCAGCGACCGCGACAGAGACACGGAGGAAGTGTTCGGCAACTACATCGACGTTTACGACATGAGTCAGGCGGTAGATGATGGAGCCACCCGTCCGGTCTATTACGAGAGCCGTGTGGTGAACCTGAACCTCGACGAAGACACGATGAACCTGCTGAACGATGAGTTCGACAACCTGGCCGATGAGGGAGCCACCGAGGAGCAGATCAGGCAGGCGAAGCAGGAGCACAGCCGACTGGAAGTACTCCTGGGTGAAGACGCCACCATCGACACGCTGGTAAGGGATATTGTGAAGCACTACGAGGAAAACCGTGCGCAGGAACTCACCGGCAAGGCAATGATCGTAGCACTGACCCGAAGCATCGCCATCAAAATCTACCGCAAGATGCTGGAGCTTCGCCCCCAGTGGACGGAGAAGGTAAAGGTGGTGATGAGCGGTTCGAACCAGGACCCCGAAGACTGGCAGCCGATTATCGGCAACGAAGCCTACAAGAAGGAACTGGCAAGAAAATTCAAGGACAACGACGATGAGATGAAAATCGCCATCGTAAGAGATATGTGGCTCACGGGCTTCGATGTTCCGTCGCTCGCCACCATGTACGTATATAAGCCGATGAGCGGTCATAACCTGATGCAGGCAATAGCCCGTGTGAACCGAGTGTTCCCGGGCAAGGAAGGCGGACTGATAGTGGATTACGTAGGCATTGCGCAGGCGCTGAAGAGTGCCATGCAGCAGTACACCAACCGTGACCGCCGCCGCTTCGGAGACCCAGACATCGCCAAGACCGCCAAGGTGAAATGGAAGGAAGAGATGGAAATCTGCCGAGACCAGCTTCATGGTTTCGACTATTCCGGCTTCTTCGAACAGGACAACTCGAAGCGGGCACTCGCCATTACGAGCGGAGCCAACTTCCTGAGTTCTCCAGCCATGGTTCAGCGCAAGAAGAATTTCATGGAGCACAGCAATCTGCTTCACAACGCCACCACGCTCTGCCGTTCGCTTCTGAATGAGCAGCAGAAGGCAGAGGTGTGCTATATGGATGCGTTGCGCGTGATGATGCTCAAACTCTCGCAGAAGGGCAAGATCAGCCGCCATGAAATCAACGAGCGCATCGGTGAGCTGCTCCGTCAGAGTGTGAAGACCGACGGAGTCATCAATCTCTTCGGCGACCGCCAGATAGAGTTCTCGCTCTTTGACGACGCCTTCATCCAGGAGGTGAAGAACATGAAGGAGCGCAACCTGGCGGTGGAACTGCTCACCAAACTGATGAAAGAAAAAATCAAGCAGCAGCAGAAGACCAACGTGGTTCAGAGCGACCTCTTCTCCGACATGCTCAGCCAGAGTCTCTCCAACTATCTGAAGGGCTTGCTCACCAACGAGGAAGTGATAGAGGAGCTGTTGAAGATGGCTCAGCAGATGAAGCAGGCAGAGGCAGAGGGCAATGACCTGGGACTTTCGCCCGAGGAGAAGGCATTCTATGATGCGCTCTCCACGCCCGAAGGAGTGCGGCAGGCTTACTCCGACGAGGAGTTTGTGGCGCTGACCCGGGAACTGACAGAAGTCTTGCACCGCAACCGCACCATCGACTGGAACCGGAAGGAATCAGCCAGGGCGAAGATGCGAGTGATGGTGAAGCGACTGCTCAAAAAGTATAAGTATCCACCAGAGGGTGCAGAAAAGGCGCTGGAAACTGTGATGCGCCAATGCGACCACTGGGCGGATGATGAAGAAAACGTAGTATAA
- a CDS encoding smalltalk protein, protein MKANTWKTILQIAISILTAIATTLGVTSCMG, encoded by the coding sequence ATGAAAGCGAACACTTGGAAAACAATTCTGCAGATAGCCATCAGCATTCTGACCGCTATCGCTACTACGCTCGGAGTAACGAGCTGCATGGGATAA
- a CDS encoding YkvA family protein: MTLPDFMDYKDKFTQRAFVEKISHVAKRAGAKMVYTALILYYTLESDKVSLKDKALIVGALGYLISPLDVIPDAIPIAGLGDDLAVLLFVLKKVWGEVSDDVKSKAQDKLKKWFDEDEIPSADDLFKDSATDTPV, encoded by the coding sequence ATGACATTACCAGACTTTATGGACTATAAGGACAAGTTCACCCAGCGTGCATTTGTCGAGAAGATTTCGCATGTTGCCAAACGTGCCGGTGCCAAGATGGTTTATACAGCGCTCATTCTCTATTATACGTTAGAGAGTGACAAGGTTTCGCTGAAGGACAAGGCTCTGATCGTAGGAGCCTTGGGTTATCTCATCAGTCCGCTCGATGTGATTCCAGACGCCATCCCTATTGCCGGTTTGGGCGATGACCTGGCCGTATTGCTGTTTGTGCTCAAGAAAGTTTGGGGTGAGGTTTCAGATGATGTAAAGTCAAAGGCTCAGGACAAGTTGAAGAAGTGGTTTGATGAAGATGAGATTCCATCAGCCGATGACCTCTTCAAGGATTCAGCCACCGATACACCGGTTTGA
- a CDS encoding restriction endonuclease subunit S, with protein MEWKEDVLGNVLEVKYGKDHKKLADGQYPVYGSGGLMRYVDSKLYDGPSILIPRKGTLNNIMFVESPFWTVDTMFWSIINTDKVDPKFLFYSICKRDFASMNVGSAVPSMTVNILNDIQISYPKNIEDQRRIASILSSLDRKIELNNKINADLEEMAQAIFKNWFVDFEPFKDGKFVDSELGMIPEGWKVGCLGDIAEITSGKRPPKKSKDKTKELFIPLIGASDIMGFTSDVLYERSILVIGRVGTHGVVQRFQEKCWPSDNTLVIESSYYNYVYQLLKGIDYSAINRGSTQPLITQTDVKNTDVIIAPENVLKEYESITSTLFSKHRANIKENSRLSLLRDTLLPRLMSGELEIPE; from the coding sequence ATGGAGTGGAAAGAAGATGTTCTAGGGAATGTTCTTGAAGTAAAATATGGAAAAGACCATAAGAAACTTGCAGATGGACAATATCCCGTTTATGGAAGTGGCGGATTGATGCGCTACGTGGATTCTAAGCTCTATGATGGGCCTTCTATTCTGATTCCAAGAAAGGGTACTCTAAACAATATTATGTTTGTTGAAAGCCCATTTTGGACTGTAGATACAATGTTTTGGTCCATTATAAATACTGACAAAGTAGATCCCAAATTCCTTTTTTATTCTATCTGTAAAAGAGATTTTGCAAGTATGAATGTCGGTTCTGCAGTCCCTAGTATGACGGTAAATATATTGAATGATATTCAGATATCTTATCCGAAGAATATTGAAGACCAGCGCCGCATTGCTTCCATCCTTTCTTCTCTCGACCGCAAGATAGAGTTGAACAACAAGATCAATGCTGATTTGGAGGAGATGGCGCAGGCTATTTTCAAGAATTGGTTCGTTGACTTTGAGCCTTTCAAGGATGGTAAGTTCGTAGATAGCGAATTGGGAATGATTCCGGAAGGATGGAAAGTAGGATGTTTGGGAGATATTGCGGAAATAACAAGCGGCAAAAGACCTCCGAAAAAGTCGAAGGATAAGACCAAAGAATTGTTTATTCCATTAATTGGTGCTTCAGATATAATGGGTTTTACATCTGATGTTTTATATGAAAGGTCTATACTTGTTATTGGTAGAGTTGGAACACATGGTGTTGTACAACGTTTCCAAGAAAAGTGCTGGCCATCTGACAATACGTTGGTAATTGAAAGTAGTTATTATAATTACGTTTATCAGTTGTTGAAAGGAATTGATTATTCAGCAATAAATAGAGGTTCGACTCAGCCGCTGATTACACAAACTGACGTAAAGAACACAGATGTTATAATTGCTCCGGAGAATGTTTTGAAAGAATATGAAAGTATAACTTCAACATTATTTAGTAAACATAGAGCAAACATCAAGGAGAACTCCCGTCTCTCCCTCCTCCGAGACACCCTTCTCCCTCGCTTAATGTCAGGCGAGCTGGAAATTCCGGAATAA
- a CDS encoding Do family serine endopeptidase — MKKLSNYVVAVLCVGSLAFSAGAFMKVNATPAVTAAPAGQPVDLTYAAEKALPAVVHIKYVQNSKVKTVDVQDDPFGGFFDPFGFFGNPGQGNGGTRKQKVQTPKREATGSGVIISQDGYIVTNNHVVEGADELTVTLNDNREFSARIIGTDKTTDLALIKVDGKNLPTLPIADSDKVKVGEWVIAVGNPFGLNNTVTAGIISAKARSLGANGVESFIQTDAAINAGNSGGALVNTQGELVGINAMLYSQTGSYSGYGFAIPTSIMNKVVDDLKKYGSVQRVMLSIQGSDVLNYINAQKENGKDVNLGTNEGVYIAKVDEDGNGAEAGLKEGDVITKVDGKKVTKMAELQEILNGKRPGDKMSITYLRNKKASTKTITLKNAQGNTSVIKSADLDVLGGSFRPITESQKNQLNIKYGVEVMKVNSGALKDGGISRGFIIQRINDNNINTIDDLQKAVKSASTSKDPVLYIQGIWPTGKKAYFAVPLQKD, encoded by the coding sequence ATGAAAAAATTAAGTAATTATGTTGTGGCTGTGCTCTGCGTTGGTTCGCTCGCATTTTCAGCCGGTGCTTTCATGAAAGTAAATGCTACACCTGCAGTTACCGCTGCGCCAGCAGGTCAGCCTGTAGACTTAACCTATGCTGCCGAGAAGGCGCTGCCTGCAGTAGTACATATTAAATACGTACAGAACTCGAAGGTGAAGACGGTAGATGTGCAGGACGACCCATTCGGAGGATTCTTCGACCCGTTCGGCTTCTTCGGCAACCCGGGACAGGGCAACGGAGGCACACGCAAGCAGAAAGTGCAGACTCCGAAGAGAGAGGCTACCGGTTCGGGTGTCATCATCAGTCAGGACGGTTACATCGTTACCAACAACCACGTGGTAGAAGGTGCTGACGAGCTGACCGTAACGCTGAACGACAACCGTGAATTCTCGGCTCGCATCATCGGAACCGACAAGACTACCGACCTCGCCCTCATCAAGGTAGACGGCAAGAACCTGCCTACCCTGCCTATCGCCGACAGCGACAAGGTGAAGGTGGGTGAATGGGTCATCGCCGTGGGCAACCCATTCGGACTGAACAATACGGTTACAGCCGGCATTATCTCTGCCAAGGCACGTTCACTCGGTGCCAACGGTGTAGAGAGTTTCATCCAGACCGATGCTGCCATCAACGCAGGTAACTCGGGCGGTGCACTCGTCAACACCCAGGGCGAACTGGTAGGCATCAACGCCATGCTCTATTCACAGACCGGTTCTTACTCCGGCTACGGTTTCGCCATCCCTACCTCTATCATGAACAAGGTGGTAGACGACCTGAAGAAATACGGCAGCGTACAGCGCGTGATGCTGAGCATACAGGGAAGCGATGTGCTGAACTATATCAACGCCCAGAAGGAGAACGGCAAGGATGTGAACCTGGGAACCAACGAGGGTGTTTACATTGCCAAGGTTGATGAAGACGGCAACGGTGCTGAGGCAGGACTGAAGGAAGGTGACGTGATTACCAAGGTTGACGGCAAGAAGGTGACCAAGATGGCTGAGCTGCAGGAAATCCTGAACGGCAAGCGCCCTGGCGACAAGATGAGCATCACCTACCTGCGCAACAAGAAGGCAAGCACCAAGACCATCACGCTGAAGAATGCCCAGGGTAATACTTCGGTTATCAAGAGTGCCGACCTCGACGTGCTCGGTGGCAGCTTCCGCCCTATTACAGAGAGCCAGAAGAACCAGCTCAACATCAAGTATGGTGTAGAGGTAATGAAGGTGAACAGCGGCGCCCTGAAGGATGGTGGCATTTCACGCGGTTTCATCATCCAGCGCATCAACGACAACAACATCAATACGATTGATGACCTGCAGAAGGCTGTAAAGAGTGCTTCTACCAGCAAGGACCCAGTGCTCTACATCCAGGGTATATGGCCAACAGGCAAGAAGGCTTACTTCGCTGTTCCGCTGCAGAAAGACTAA
- a CDS encoding Rpn family recombination-promoting nuclease/putative transposase, with product MDMKRIEERYISLLTDFGFKRIFGTKPNKDLLINFLNSLFDGFQVIKDVKYLNSEHVGDVFAERKAIFDVYCENERGEKFIVEMQNAYQKYFKDRSLFYSTFPIREQAPKGAEWNFKLEHVYTVALLNFDLEEEAFDKNDINHDVGLLDKKTLKVFNDKLSFKYVEIAKFNKTEEELDTLYDKWLYVLKNLSRLDERPAALKEKVFTKLFEEAEIAKFTPTELKEYEDSLKAYRDVKNSIDTALEKGREEGKNSKALQIAKKMLDAGMDIETVMQITDLPKSKIEKLK from the coding sequence ATGGATATGAAACGGATAGAAGAACGTTATATTAGCTTGCTTACCGATTTTGGTTTTAAGCGTATCTTTGGAACAAAGCCCAACAAGGATTTGCTCATCAATTTCTTGAATTCACTGTTTGATGGTTTTCAGGTCATCAAGGATGTGAAGTACTTGAATAGTGAGCACGTTGGTGATGTTTTTGCCGAGCGCAAGGCCATTTTTGATGTATATTGCGAAAATGAGCGTGGTGAAAAGTTCATCGTTGAGATGCAGAATGCTTATCAGAAGTACTTCAAGGATCGTTCTTTGTTCTATTCTACTTTTCCTATCCGTGAACAGGCTCCAAAGGGGGCTGAATGGAACTTCAAGCTTGAACATGTTTACACTGTTGCTCTGCTGAATTTCGATTTGGAAGAAGAGGCATTTGACAAAAATGATATCAACCATGATGTGGGTTTGCTTGACAAGAAGACTCTTAAGGTTTTTAATGACAAACTTTCTTTCAAGTATGTTGAGATAGCGAAGTTCAACAAGACAGAGGAGGAGCTTGACACGCTTTATGATAAGTGGTTATATGTATTGAAAAACCTTTCCCGATTGGATGAGCGTCCTGCTGCCTTGAAAGAGAAAGTGTTTACTAAACTCTTTGAGGAGGCCGAGATTGCAAAGTTCACCCCAACAGAGTTGAAAGAATATGAGGATAGTTTAAAGGCGTATCGTGATGTCAAGAACTCTATAGATACGGCTTTGGAAAAAGGGCGTGAGGAAGGTAAAAACTCGAAAGCTCTCCAAATAGCAAAAAAGATGTTGGATGCTGGCATGGATATAGAAACAGTTATGCAAATAACAGATTTGCCAAAAAGTAAGATTGAGAAACTAAAATGA
- a CDS encoding HU family DNA-binding protein: MINYSIVMRSVNANLLEINQAKSRINQAKKEGKNPDQKDLELVKTEKQNAFAISQYTDIMTIEKFAKHITSHGSVYSRADISAILYIAVDCMREMLLEGKKIRLGDLGDFSLLLTSKGAEDADKFTAQNITGVKVQWEPGQEFKNLRDDAEFNLVASRSAQAAVIKAIKEGKTNVDLNAPTTPDNTPGGSTPGGSNTGQTGSDGQGSESSGGTTGKDDTGDGLE, translated from the coding sequence ATGATTAATTACAGCATCGTAATGCGTAGCGTGAACGCAAATCTTCTGGAGATCAACCAGGCGAAGTCACGCATCAACCAGGCGAAGAAGGAGGGTAAGAATCCTGACCAGAAAGACCTGGAACTCGTGAAGACCGAGAAGCAGAATGCTTTCGCCATCTCACAGTACACCGACATCATGACCATCGAGAAGTTTGCCAAGCACATCACTTCACATGGCAGTGTCTATTCGAGAGCTGACATCAGCGCCATCCTCTACATTGCCGTAGACTGCATGCGTGAGATGTTGCTTGAGGGCAAGAAAATCCGTCTGGGCGACCTCGGTGATTTCTCTCTCCTTCTCACCTCAAAGGGTGCCGAGGATGCCGACAAGTTCACCGCACAGAACATCACCGGCGTGAAGGTTCAGTGGGAGCCAGGTCAGGAGTTCAAGAACCTTCGCGATGACGCCGAGTTCAACCTCGTAGCCAGCCGCAGTGCTCAGGCAGCCGTCATCAAGGCGATTAAGGAGGGTAAGACCAACGTTGACCTCAACGCGCCAACTACTCCGGATAATACGCCAGGCGGTTCTACCCCAGGCGGTTCAAACACCGGTCAGACCGGCAGCGACGGCCAAGGCTCTGAATCAAGCGGCGGCACTACCGGCAAGGACGATACTGGCGACGGCCTTGAATAG